The genomic segment GGGCGGTGAGCCGCCCGTCGCCGCGCAAGCCCACGCTCTCCAGCGCGTCGAGCACCACGTCCGGGGTCAGGGTTTCAAAGGGATGGGCGGCGCCGAGCGCGGTGGGGGAGTTCATGCGGGCATTGTCCCCCGCTTTGCCGCCCGGGCGGGGTACGCCCGGCAGTCCGTTCAGCCTAGCGGGCCGAGGTCGTCGCCATAGCCGGAGAGGCCTCCCGGCTCGGCGTCGGAGTCCGAGTAGCCCGCTGACGCGGTGGTGCGTGCGTCTGCACCCAAGTGCTCGAAAGGCAAGGCCTGCTTGACCAGAATCAGAGTGCAGGGCGCCTCCATTGCCACCTTGATCGGTACCGTGGCGACAAAGCGTTGGGTCTTGAGCCCGTGGGTGGCCGCCCCCATGACGATCACGCTCACCTGGTTGCCCCGCGCATAGTCCAGCAGGGCCTGTGCCACGTCGCTGCTCTCGAGGACATGGCACGACATCTGGTGGCCCGGGTGGTCCAGCGGCTGGGCCCATTGACGCAGCGCACTCAGGTAGCGCCGGTGCACATGGGTTTCGCTTTTGCTGTCGTCCGAGGCGCTGGTCTGGCTGCCGGAGATGACGGTCACACACGCCAGCCGTGCGCCCGGCCGGGTGCCCAGTGATCTGGCGACCGCTTGGCGCAGGCTGTAGAGGGTGGCATCACTCGCATCTTTGTGCGGTACGGCCACCATGACGATGGGGACTTCTTCGAGCTGTTGGGCCGGCAAGGGGCTGGGCTGGTAGTGCATGCCCGCTGCCTTGATCCACCGTTTGAAATGGGTGCGAAACGGGGTGCCTTGGATGTTGGTGCCGCGCTGGGTGACATGCACCTGGGTCGGGTGTGCCAGGTCAAAGGCCAGATGCGCGGCCGACGGGTAGCGCTTGGCGGCCTCCGGCTCCAGGCAGCGCAAGACCACCTCTTGCAACCAGGCAGGCACCTCCGGGCGGCGCTTGCGCGGCGGCACCGGGTCCATCCACAAGCGCTGGCGCAGGCCGGCTTGGGTGAGCGGCTCCCCAAAGGGCAACTCTGCGGTGCACAGCTGGTAGAGCATGACACCGATGGCAAACACATCGCTGCGCGGGTCGCCCCGCACGCCCACTACCTGCTCGGGGGCAATCCACGCGGGCGAGCCCACCGCCTTGCGCAATTGCTCGGCCAGCAGATCCGGAAAGTGCGCGTGGCAAGAGAGCCCGAAGTCCAGCAGCACTGCGCTGCCGTCCCCGCGGATCAGCACATTGGCGGGTTTGAGGTCGAGATGCACCGTGTTTTGCTGGTGCAGTGCATGGGCGGCGCGGGCCACGGCTGCGCCCAGGCGCGTGATCTCAGCTACATCTAGAGGTTGTGGGCCATCCAGCCAGTGCTGCAGGGTGCGCCCCTGCACGTATTCCATGACCAGATAGGGCACGTGTACCAGGTCGCCGGCGGCCACAAACCGGGGGGTATGCGGGCCGCTCAGGGCTTGCATGATCTGGCACTCCACCTCGAAGCTGACGATGTTCTCCGCCCCGTCGCCCGCGGTCATGCGGGGAACCTTCATGGCCATGTCAAAGCCGGGCCCCGGCCGCCCGTCGGCATACACGACCCGGTAAATATGGGCCATGCCGCCGGAGTGGATGCAGGCTTCGATACGGAAGCCGTCCAGCACCTCGCCCGGTTCGAGCAGTTTCATCGGCCTTGCTCCAAGCGCTGGGCGAAGAATTCCGGCAGGCCCGCTGCGCGGATGGCGGTGGCCGCCGCGAAATGGTCATACGGCACCCGGTAAAAGGTCAGCTGTTGGCGCTCGGTGTCGAGGAGGGCGTACATGGCCTCGGGCTTGCCGTCGCGGGGCTGGCCGACCGAGCCTACGGTGCTCAGCCAGTGCCGGTGTTTGGGCACCGGTACGGCCACACCGGCCTGCGGGGTGAACTTCATCAACCCGCTGGTGCCCCGGTAGTACAGGCTTTGCAGATGTACATGGCCGCCGAACACGTAGCGCACATCGGGTAGCGCGCCGGCAGCGTTTAGGCTCTCGGTGGCACTGCGCTCGTCGTAGACATAGCGCCAGAGTTCGGGGGCGTCCACACTGGCGTGGACGAGCAATACGGTGTCCATGTGGTGGGTGAGAGGCAGGGCGGCGATCCATTCCCGTTGGCTGCTGCTGAGTTGCCGGTGCGTCCAGTCGGCAGTGCTGTCGCCGATCGTTTTGGGCACTGCAGGGGGGGCGACCGCCATGGCGTCATGGTTGCCTTTGAGCACGATGGCGCCCTCTTCGGTGAGCAGCATGATGCGCTGCACCACCTCTGCCGGCTGTGCGCCGTAACCCACCATGTCCCCCAGAAATGCAAATCGCTGTGCTTTTTGCGCGCGTGCATGGGCCAGGCAGGCCTCCAATGCCTGCAGGTTGCCGTGTATGTCGGACAACAAAGCCAATCTCATCGCGTCTCCATCGTTGTTATTCGGGTGATCTGCGCATCATGCTCCGCCGGGCTGACAGCAAGTTTGCAGACGCAGGGGCTTGCGCCGATTGATGCAGGTCAAAGTCTGCCGCTCCGGGCACTCTTACAGTGCTTGCATGCGCAAAGTCAAACTCCACAAACTCGTGATCGGCCGCCGGGGGCTGGCGTATTCGCTGGGGCTGTGCATGTTGATTCTGGGCATCGGGGGCCTGGGCTTCTGGGTGCTGGAGCCACGCGCAGAAACCTATAGCGACGGCTTGTGGCTGGCTTTCACGACGGCAGCGACCGTGGGCTATGGCGATATTGTGCCCAGCACACACGCTTCACGCTTTTTTTCG from the Rhodoferax potami genome contains:
- a CDS encoding serine/threonine protein kinase, encoding MKLLEPGEVLDGFRIEACIHSGGMAHIYRVVYADGRPGPGFDMAMKVPRMTAGDGAENIVSFEVECQIMQALSGPHTPRFVAAGDLVHVPYLVMEYVQGRTLQHWLDGPQPLDVAEITRLGAAVARAAHALHQQNTVHLDLKPANVLIRGDGSAVLLDFGLSCHAHFPDLLAEQLRKAVGSPAWIAPEQVVGVRGDPRSDVFAIGVMLYQLCTAELPFGEPLTQAGLRQRLWMDPVPPRKRRPEVPAWLQEVVLRCLEPEAAKRYPSAAHLAFDLAHPTQVHVTQRGTNIQGTPFRTHFKRWIKAAGMHYQPSPLPAQQLEEVPIVMVAVPHKDASDATLYSLRQAVARSLGTRPGARLACVTVISGSQTSASDDSKSETHVHRRYLSALRQWAQPLDHPGHQMSCHVLESSDVAQALLDYARGNQVSVIVMGAATHGLKTQRFVATVPIKVAMEAPCTLILVKQALPFEHLGADARTTASAGYSDSDAEPGGLSGYGDDLGPLG
- a CDS encoding metallophosphoesterase family protein; this translates as MRLALLSDIHGNLQALEACLAHARAQKAQRFAFLGDMVGYGAQPAEVVQRIMLLTEEGAIVLKGNHDAMAVAPPAVPKTIGDSTADWTHRQLSSSQREWIAALPLTHHMDTVLLVHASVDAPELWRYVYDERSATESLNAAGALPDVRYVFGGHVHLQSLYYRGTSGLMKFTPQAGVAVPVPKHRHWLSTVGSVGQPRDGKPEAMYALLDTERQQLTFYRVPYDHFAAATAIRAAGLPEFFAQRLEQGR
- a CDS encoding potassium channel family protein, translated to MRKVKLHKLVIGRRGLAYSLGLCMLILGIGGLGFWVLEPRAETYSDGLWLAFTTAATVGYGDIVPSTHASRFFSVLVVLMGLAVLSLVTASVAAMLVEVEERAVDSELLREIHALRLEVRHLREEVHAQQSASGKQKADAP